A window from Schistosoma haematobium chromosome 3, whole genome shotgun sequence encodes these proteins:
- a CDS encoding hypothetical protein (EggNog:ENOG410VBX3~COG:E~BUSCO:EOG091G0QE1): MTTKIATVANLAFHAFQQHSVRATLGPASANINNGMGDSHPCTNGNSPTHSDKPVSPTLPVKHKHLSESLCRLLACVRSLTPKDVGFDVRWISDSNISSAPVAYVHIMENEVFSMGIFILKPGSRIPLHDHPGMYGILKVLTGSVRCRSFTRLKNVKSTTDLGNYKPSLSVFDDSKWQLTDLIIARPHQDTVLSPDHQPCLLFPIEGNLHEITPVDGPAVFLDILAPPYDHDLGTRECRFYKEVIIPQMNSNSLLSQNNLHNNNNNEELSSSADSSDPDQCTNQSEKDSIVYLVETNQPSDYWCESAEYNGPSVV; this comes from the coding sequence ATGACCACAAAAATTGCAACAGTAGCCAACTTGGCTTTTCATGCATTTCAACAGCACTCAGTACGTGCTACATTGGGCCCAGCATCAGCTAATATTAACAATGGGATGGGGGATTCTCATCCTTGTACAAATGGCAATTCTCCAACACATTCTGATAAACCCGTTTCCCCAACTCTTCCGGTAAAACATAAACATTTATCGGAATCTTTATGTCGTTTGCTAGCATGTGTTCGCTCTCTTACTCCAAAAGATGTTGGGTTTGATGTTCGATGGATCTCTGATTCAAATATATCATCTGCTCCAGTCGCTTATGTGCATATTATggaaaatgaagtattttccATGggtatttttattttgaaaccTGGCTCTCGTATACCCTTACATGATCATCCGGGAATGTATGgaattttaaaagttttaacGGGTTCTGTACGATGTCGTAGTTTCACACGATTGAAAAATGTCAAATCAACAACAGATTTAGGAAATTATAAACCATCGTTATCGGTTTTTGATGATTCAAAATGGCAATTGACCGACTTAATCATTGCTCGACCACATCAAGATACAGTCCTATCTCCGGACCATCAACCTTGTTTGCTTTTTCCAATTGAAGGTAATTTACATGAAATTACTCCAGTTGATGGCCCGGCAGTTTTTCTCGATATACTAGCTCCTCCATATGATCATGATTTAGGAACCAGAGAATGTCGATTTTATAAAGAAGTCATCATACCACAAATGAACTCTAATTCACTATTATCACAGAACAACTtgcataataacaataataatgaagaacTCTCATCTTCAGCTGATTCTTCAGATCCTGATCAATGCACAAATCAGTCAGAAAAAGATTCAATTGTTTATTTGGTTGAAACAAACCAACCATCAGATTATTGGTGTGAATCTGCGGAATATAATGGACCTAGTGTAGTTTAG